aaatctTTCCTATTATGAAATTGGAATCATTCTGAAACTAGATCTTGTTAGACCCATAGGTTTTAACTTGGAATGTAGCTGTTAAGGTAAAAATgtagtttttgtttaaaattgtaaCAAACTGCCCTGAAATAATGCTATAATGGTGTCGAAGGTTAGTATGTAAATGTTTAGTTAATGACTTCCAGCTTGACTTTCCCTACTTTATCCTTTTGTAGGCAGCCTGCTTCTGCAAAGTGGTACGATCGAAGGGACTATGTCTTCATTGAATTTTGTGTTGAAGACAGTAAGGATGTTAatgtaaattttgaaaaatccAAACTTACATTCAGGTAAGTTAAGCTTTTTATCCAATGATGTAAAATAGTCATTCACACAACTGAATAACTTTGACTGGCTTGTCTTTTCGTTGAAGTTATTATTAATCTTTGTCTCTTTGAAGAGGCTtaattctttctttattattttatacagtTGTCTCGGAGGAAGTGACAATTTTAAGCATTTAAATGAAATTGAtctttttcactatattgatCCAAATGTAAGTAGTCTTTATGCTTTAATCCAAATTTTAGTTGTGAGGAAACAGACATACCAAGTATTCTTTTTAGCAATAAGCATTAGTTCTGTTTTTCTTAACAGTGAGGCaaactatgtatatttacattttgtaGAATATTTCCTCCAAAATTGGTTTCtgcatactttttgtttttgctatcaCTGTTTGGGCTTAGAGTAGTATCCTTGAGGCTCGtctcatcttttttatttgttttttttgtttgtttggttggttttgttctttgagactgctgcagtgcaatggagcgatcccggctcactgcaacctctgcctcgtaggttccagggattctcctgcctcagcctctggagcagctgggattacaggcacatgccaccacacctggctaatttttgtgtttttagtaaagaccatgttggtcaggctggtctcaaactcctgacctcaggtgttccacctgcctcggcctcccaaagtgctgggattacaggcatgagccactgcgcccggccaaggctTCCCTTATCTAAGAATAGAATCTTTAAACCATTCTGTGGTTATATCATTTTTAGTTAaagtttttaaggttttattcTGTTTACCGtgtgcaggaaagaaaaaaatggtaccaGGTTAAACTTTAAactttgttgtgcagattatttcagtAGGAAATagaaggtaaaaaaataaaattttttaaaaaatgaaacttaaagGAGGTTGTGGCAGTTGGATAGTTTGAAGTTTTTAGTAGTCAAGGGCATGTTTCAGAGTCCAGAGAAAATTTaggtaaagaaatgaaaaaggtgaGAAATGACAAGCTATTTTCTATCATGTAATGATGCTGGAAAGATAAATGGTATGATGGTCCTTTTGTTTTTAGGATTCCAAGCATAAAAGAACGGACAGATCAATTTTATGTTGTTTACGAAAAGGAGAATCTGGCCAGTCATGGCCAAGGTTAACAAAAGAAAGGGCAAAGGTaggtttcattttccttttttgaaaagtttgatatttttattttaggtaataAAAGATATACTTATTTGATGTAAGGAATATGGCTGTGTTTTTGTTTCACAGCTAAGTATAAAGCCTCATGTTCATGTTTTTTGTCTACTCAGTTTTAACTTAATACGAAGTGTGATCAGAATATCAGTTATTAACTGGTGTAGAATCTTTTGTACTTAAGAGACAGACTTTGCATAAATTACTCAGCTATCACATGGGAGTGGACAAAGCTTGGTGAAAAAATAATCAACTGAAAATAGCTCTTACTagtaaatttgttttcaaaaggTATGTTTAacaattttcagtgttttttttcccccaaaacagggtctctctttgtcacccaggctggagtgcagtggcacgatctcggctcactgcagcctcagtttcccaggctccaagtgatcctccctcctcagtcccccaagtagctgggactgtaggggcatgccacaacacctggctaatttttgtattttttgtagaaaaggggtatcacagtgttgcccagcttggtcttgaacttctgggctcaagcagtctccccacctcagcctcccaaagtgctgggactacaggcatgagccacgacagcggcctaatctttttttttaggtAGTCTCATGCCACTCATGCCAGAGTGCactggtgtgaacatggctcactgtagcctccacctgggcttaagcgatcctcccacccacctcacctctccaaatagctaggattataggaatgtgccaccacgcccaggaaatttgtttttttgttttttccccagatACAGGATCCACTATTGctcaggctgtctcgaactcctgaaggATTACACAACCAGTCTttccaccttggccacccaaagtgttggggttacaggtgtgagccacctcatttAGCTTAGTCTATTCTTTGTGTGCTAATTACATGccctcctaaaaatacaaagtcaCAGTTCAAAAAATATTGCTTTGCCAGGCACCAGTAGCATGTGCCTGTTGTAGTTAaaagctactctggagggtgaagtgggagaaCTACTTGCGCCCAATTCTGGGTTGCATTGCCATATGTCAGTCAGGTAACCACGCTAAGTTAACATCAGTACGGTGTTGTCCCAGGAAGtggggaccaccaggttgcctgAAGAGGGTAAACAAGACCCTTGGTCAGAAACGGAGCTGGTCAAAACTCACATATTGATCAATAGTGGGATTGCACCTGTGAATgcttgctgcactccagcctgggcaacatagcaagacctggtctctttagaagaaaagaaaatgtagtctTAAGGTTCATGCCAAATGCAAATTAGCCTAATCTTAGGGTGATATTTGTATTGATTTATAGCTTAATTGGCTTAGTGTCGACTTCAATAATTGGAAAGACTGGGAAGATGATTCAGATGAAGACATGTCTAATTTTGATCGTTTCTCTGAGGTAAGTTCCTTTAAATGGACCTCTCCCCATTCGAAGTACACGGTACCTGTCTATGTAGTCAATTTAATGTGGTTTTGGGCACCTAATGGTATTCATGATGcacgttattttatttttaagaccatCTTGCGGTCATAGTAAATAGATGTTAACAATGGCAATTTTAATCCTGAAGTTGagccattttaatgattttaaaaggaaTCAGTGTTAGCTACAAAAGTTACAAAAGTTAATGTATTAAGACAAACTAACACAGCTAGTTTGCTAATTTCATcattgggcctttttttttttttttttttttaagcatgatTGCAGTAGTTGACTTGGATTTTGAAGTCATAAAATAAGACTGtaaacttttggccaggcacggtgctcacacctgtaatcccagcactttgggaggccaaggctggcggatcacgaggtcaggagatctagaccatacgggccaacttggtgaaacctcatctctactaaaatacaaaaaaaattagctgggcacctgtggtcccacctactcctgaggctgaaacgggaattgcttgaacgctggaggcagaggatgcagtgagccgagatcgtgccactggactccagcctggcgaaagagcgGGACTcggtcaaataaataaataaatacagaacgATAAACTGTTAAACACAAGAatcataggctgggcgcggtggctcacgcctgtaatcccagcactttgggaggctgaggtgggcggatcacctgaggtcaggagttcgagaccagcctgaccaacatggtgaaatcccatctctactaaaatacaaaaattagccgggtgcagtggcgggcgcctgtaatctcagctactcagaaggctgaggcaggagaatcgcgtgaacccagaaggcgtgaacaaaattagctgggcgtagtggtgcatgcctgtgattccagctactcgggaggccgaggcaggaaaatcacttgaacccgggaggtggaggttgcggtgagccaagatcgctattgcactccagtctgggcaacaagagcaaaacgccgtctctaaattaataaataattaaataaaactacaaaaaaatagctgggcgtggtagtgcacgcctgtaatcccagctactccggaggctaaggcaggagaattgcttgaacccaggaggtagaggttgcagtgagccgagatcacaccactgcactccagcctgggcgacagagcaagactctgtctcaaaaaaaaaaaaaaaaaattcatggtgaAATGTTTACCATGAGATATACAaggaaaaaagtttaagaaagtCTGTTTTCTAAGATGTCACCCAAATAACGTTGCCATGGCCCAAGAATAAATGATTCATCTCTATGTAGGCAGAATAGACTTTATCAAATGTAGTAGAATACAACTAAGTACAGAAAGAACATTAGTGTGTAAGTCGAATGCATACTGATGAAATCCATTTCTTGTtgctatttgaaatttttcattaactagattttgtattttgagacctTAAGAGTTAAATAAAAGGAGCTAAGTTTCCAGCTTTTTGCAACTGCTTACTTAACAGTTCTCCACAAGTGACTCTGGCATGGTGATTTCAACAGGAAGGGAGGATGTtctattcatattattttttaattgtactttccTTACCTGTAGAAATTGGTGCCACCATTTACCTAGCTGTGCAAGCCATTGTGTTGCttaggcaggtcttgaactcctgagctcaagtgatcctcctgcctcagcttcccaaagtgctgggactacaggcctgagccaccaccgCCAGCCttataacactgtttttgttttttgttttttgtttttttttttttgctatcttTGTTGTCCAGTTTTTGTTGTTATCTCCTACATATCTCTTGAATATGTAcagttttctcttgctgtttatCTTAAGCACGTAGCGTTATGCTTGGTACATTTAGCATTTTTCCTGCCCAAAGAAACTTAAAGTATTGAGTAGTGCTTTTGGAGTAGGGAAACTCTTTCCCAGTTACTCATTTCATTAAAGATAGATTGCCCAAAATTTTTATACTGaatccttttttgtgtgtgtttaattaaTTGAGGTAAGAGCACTTCACATGAAATCTACTCTTTTAacagactatttatttatttttttgaggcagagttttgctcttgttgcccaggatggagtgcaatggcacgatcttggctcactccagcctccacctcctgggttcaagcaattctcctgcctcagcctcccaagtagctgggattacaggtgcccaccaccatgcccggctaatttttgtatttttagtggagacagggtttcaccttgttgggcaggctagcctcgaactcctgacctcaggtgatccacccgccttggcctcccaaagttctgggatcacaggcatgagtcaccaaaCCTGGCCATGCCCAGCTATCTTTTAAGTGCAtgatacagtattgttaactataggcacaatGCTGTACAGTAGTAGGTCTCTGGAACTATGCATTTTGTGTAATTGGAATTTGATACCTATTTAACAGTAGCAACTCTGCATTTTCCTTCCCCCCAACTCCTGGCatctaccattctactctctatttttgtgtgtctttctatCTTAGGTATCTTATATAATCTTAGGTATCTCATAttagtggaatcatgcagtatttgtcctgtgactggcttatttcacatagcgtGACGTGCTTCAGATTCTTCATTGTGTTTTGTCACATaaggcagatttttttctttaaggctgaatgataCTTTTAGGCTGAACACATTCCATTGTATGTTTGACTATCTTTTTAAGGTCCTTTCCCATTCTAAAATCTGGGTaatcatgtattttttaagtttgattttttttccatgcatatgtgattttatttttctaaaatttaaacattacaaAAATGGTTTAAActtgagaaaataagtttctcatcATCTGATAATAGTTTAAGTTTAAATCATTTCTTGGTTCTTCACAATATCTTAAAACCATGATGAGAAtaccaggcctggcacagtggcttgctcctgtaatcccagcactttgggaggccgaggcaaggggatcacttgaggccaggagttcaagaccagcctggccaatatggtaaaaccctgtctctaccaaagatacaaaaactaactgggcatggtggcatctgcctgtaatcccagctactcaggaagctgaggcaggagactccc
The sequence above is a segment of the Pan paniscus chromosome 10, NHGRI_mPanPan1-v2.0_pri, whole genome shotgun sequence genome. Coding sequences within it:
- the PTGES3 gene encoding prostaglandin E synthase 3 isoform X7, which produces MFNLRQPASAKWYDRRDYVFIEFCVEDSKDVNVNFEKSKLTFSCLGGSDNFKHLNEIDLFHYIDPNDSKHKRTDRSILCCLRKGESGQSWPRLTKERAKMMNNMGGDEDVDLPEVDGADDDSQDSDDEKMPDLE
- the PTGES3 gene encoding prostaglandin E synthase 3 isoform X6, yielding MQPASAKWYDRRDYVFIEFCVEDSKDVNVNFEKSKLTFSCLGGSDNFKHLNEIDLFHYIDPNDSKHKRTDRSILCCLRKGESGQSWPRLTKERAKLNWLSVDFNNWKDWEDDSDEDMSNFDRFSEDSQDSDDEKMPDLE
- the PTGES3 gene encoding prostaglandin E synthase 3 isoform X10; the encoded protein is MQPASAKWYDRRDYVFIEFCVEDSKDVNVNFEKSKLTFSCLGGSDNFKHLNEIDLFHYIDPNDSKHKRTDRSILCCLRKGESGQSWPRLTKERAKDSQDSDDEKMPDLE
- the PTGES3 gene encoding prostaglandin E synthase 3 isoform X4, with protein sequence MQPASAKWYDRRDYVFIEFCVEDSKDVNVNFEKSKLTFSCLGGSDNFKHLNEIDLFHYIDPNDSKHKRTDRSILCCLRKGESGQSWPRLTKERAKLNWLSVDFNNWKDWEDDSDEDMSNFDRFSEMMNNMGGDEDVDLPEVDGADDDSQDSDDEKMPDLE
- the PTGES3 gene encoding prostaglandin E synthase 3 isoform X9, with the translated sequence MFNLRQPASAKWYDRRDYVFIEFCVEDSKDVNVNFEKSKLTFSCLGGSDNFKHLNEIDLFHYIDPNDSKHKRTDRSILCCLRKGESGQSWPRLTKERAKDSQDSDDEKMPDLE
- the PTGES3 gene encoding prostaglandin E synthase 3 isoform X8, which gives rise to MQPASAKWYDRRDYVFIEFCVEDSKDVNVNFEKSKLTFSCLGGSDNFKHLNEIDLFHYIDPNDSKHKRTDRSILCCLRKGESGQSWPRLTKERAKMMNNMGGDEDVDLPEVDGADDDSQDSDDEKMPDLE
- the PTGES3 gene encoding prostaglandin E synthase 3 isoform X2; the protein is MFNLRQPASAKWYDRRDYVFIEFCVEDSKDVNVNFEKSKLTFSCLGGSDNFKHLNEIDLFHYIDPNDSKHKRTDRSILCCLRKGESGQSWPRLTKERAKLNWLSVDFNNWKDWEDDSDEDMSNFDRFSEMMNNMGGDEDVDLPEVDGADDDSQDSDDEKMPDLE
- the PTGES3 gene encoding prostaglandin E synthase 3 isoform X5, which translates into the protein MFNLRQPASAKWYDRRDYVFIEFCVEDSKDVNVNFEKSKLTFSCLGGSDNFKHLNEIDLFHYIDPNDSKHKRTDRSILCCLRKGESGQSWPRLTKERAKLNWLSVDFNNWKDWEDDSDEDMSNFDRFSEDSQDSDDEKMPDLE
- the PTGES3 gene encoding prostaglandin E synthase 3 isoform X1, encoding MFNLRQPASAKWYDRRDYVFIEFCVEDSKDVNVNFEKSKLTFSCLGGSDNFKHLNEIDLFHYIDPNDSKHKRTDRSILCCLRKGESGQSWPRLTKERAKLNWLSVDFNNWKDWEDDSDEDMSNFDRFSEMMNNMGGDEDVDLPEVDGADDVSLKILFSVYFHTIK
- the PTGES3 gene encoding prostaglandin E synthase 3 isoform X3, with protein sequence MQPASAKWYDRRDYVFIEFCVEDSKDVNVNFEKSKLTFSCLGGSDNFKHLNEIDLFHYIDPNDSKHKRTDRSILCCLRKGESGQSWPRLTKERAKLNWLSVDFNNWKDWEDDSDEDMSNFDRFSEMMNNMGGDEDVDLPEVDGADDVSLKILFSVYFHTIK
- the PTGES3 gene encoding prostaglandin E synthase 3 isoform X11, which produces MQPASAKWYDRRDYVFIEFCVEDSKDVNVNFEKSKLTFSCLGGSDNFKHLNEIDLFHYIDPNDSKHKRTDRSILCCLRKGESGQSWPRLTKERAKLNWLSVDFNNWKDWEDDSDEDMSNFDRFSEVSSFKWTSPHSKYTVPVYVVNLMWFWAPNGIHDARYFIFKTILRS